The window TCATTATTTTAACGATAGTAAAGAGCAAATTACAATTAATGAAATTAGGAAACAATCGGCTATTACCTATTTTTTTATCGGAGTATTCTGTCGTTTACCAATCATTAAAACTAAGTTGCAAAATAAAATTAAAGAGATTAATCAAAAAGATGTTTACACTGAAGGAGAGTAAAGTATGAATTCAAATTTATCATCAGTATACTTTATTATTCTAAATTATAATAATGCTCCAGATACTTTAGAATGTGTAGATAGTATTGAAAAATTAGAATATGGGAACTACAAGGTTGTTCTTGTAGATAATCAATCCAAAGACAATTCAGCAGAAATTTTACAAAAAGAATTGCCACAGCATAAGTTCATCCAAACTGGAGCTAATCTTGGCTATGCAGCAGGAAATAATATCGGAATGAAATATGCAATTGAAGATGGAGCAGATTACATTTGTATTTTGAATAATGATGTAATTGTGAATTCTGATTTTTTAACTATTTTAGTTGATTATTTAAGCACCCATCCTAAGGTTGGTCTTGTAGGACCTAGAATTTGTGAATACGAAGATCAAAGCATATTAGAATCTGCTGGCTCTAACGTTGATTTTAAAAAAGGTCGTGTGACTAGACTTTATCATGGTGAACCAGAACAAAATGTTTATGGAAAAGTGATCCCATGTGATTATGTTGGCGGAGCTTGTATGTTGTTAAAAGCAGATCTAATCCAAGAAGTGGGTTATATACCGGAGAACTATTTCTTGTTTTATGAAGAAAATGAATGGTGCGTAACAATAAAAAAAGCTGGCTATCAAATTGTTTGTGTAGCAGATGCCAGAGTTGTTCATAAAGGTTCAGCTTCAATTAATAAAGTGTCAGGTTTATCCGAGTATTTTATGTATCGAAATTTAGTTATTTTTATGCGTAGAAATGCGAGTTTTAAAAATAAAGTGATCTTTGTACCTTATTTATTTCTATTTGCATTAAAAAGTGGATTAACTAAAAAAGATGGTTGGAGATTCTTTCCTTATTTTTATGATGGTTTGACAGGGAAAAATAAGTATAAAAATAAACTTTAGTTTTAAAGTTATACAAATCAACAAGTCTTATAAATCAGGTAGAACATGTAGCTTAGTAGTTTCTAGACTAAACTATGTGTTTTTTCTAGTTTTTAGCTTCAAACTAAGGTATGATATTACTAAAATGTATTTAGAGTTGGGAGAACTAGTGAAATGAATAAAATATATCCAGACGATAGTTGGTCATTACATACGGACCTTTATCAGATTAATATGATGAAAACTTATTGGGAATTAGGCAATGCTAATAAACATGCGGTCTTTGAATGCTATTTCCGAAACAATCCATTTGAAAATGGTTATGCTCTTTTTGCTGGGTTAGAACGAGTGGTTGATTACATTGAACGTCTAAAATTTACTGAATCTGATATTGCTTATTTGCGAGAAATGAAAGAATATCCAGAGGAGTTTTTAGCTTATTTAGCTAATTTTAAATTTAAAGCGACAATTCGTTCGGTTGAAGAAGGAGAGTTAGTATTTAGCAATGAACCTCTTGTCCAAGTAGAAGGACCTTTAGCAGACTGCCAACTAATTGAAACAGCTTTACTGAATATTGTTAATTATCAAACCTTGATTGCAACAAAAGCTGCTAGAATTAAATCTGTAGTAGGAACTGATCCATTGCTTGAGTTTGGGACAAGAAGAGCACAAGAAATGGATGCAGCTATCTGGGGCACAAGAGCCGCTTATATTGGTGGGTGTAATGGAACGAGTAATGTTCGTGCTGGAAAGATTTTTGGAATTCCATCAAGTGGTACACATGCCCATTCTCTAGTTCAAACCTATCGTAGTGATTATGAAGCTTTTAAAGCCTACGCATCAACTCATAAAGAGTGTGTCTTCTTAGTAGATACCTACGATACTTTGCGCTCAGGAGTGCCAAATGCTATTCGAGTAGCCAATGAATTTGGCGAGAAGATTAATTTCTTAGGTGTTCGCTTAGATAGTGGCGATATGGCCTATATCTCTAAGCGTGTTCGTCAACAATTGGATGCAGCAGGGTATGAAGATGTGAAGATCTATGCATCCAATGATTTAGATGAAAAAACAATTCTAAATTTAAAAATGCAAGGTGCCAAAATTGATGTTTGGGGTGTAGGGACGAAGCTAATTACAGCCTATGATCAACCCGCTTTAGGTGCTGTATATAAACTTGTTTCAATTGAAGATGAGAATGGTCAAATGGTAGATACAATTAAGTTATCTGGCAATGCAGAAAAAGTTTCAACACCAGGTAAAAAACAAGTATGGCGTATTACAGCAAATGCAGATGGAAAATCCGAAGGGGACTATATTACCTTGTGGGATGAGCGACCAGATCAAGCACATGAACTATACATGTTTCATCCAGTTCATACCTATATCAATAAAACTGTTATTGATTTCAATGCTCGAGCTTTATTAAAAGATATATTTATTGAAGGAAAGCTAACGTATGCATTGCCAAACTTAGAAGAAATAAAAAAATATGCTACAACTAATCTAGAGTCTCTGTGGGATGAATATAAACGGAATTTGAATCCAGAGCCCTATCCAGTTGATTTATCAAAACTTTGTTACGATCATAAGATGGCAAATATTGAATTAGCTAGACAACAAGTTAAAGAACAAGAAGCTTATTTTTCTAAATAAACTAAAAAGGAAAGCAACGTATTTTGTTTTCCTTTTTTGATTTATGATATAATCAACTGTATTGATAAGTTAAGGGAGCGATGAAGATGACAGAATTACAAAAAAAAATTGTTTTAGAAATGCATGTTAGTCCGACAATTGATGCTAAATTGGAAATTAGAAGAAGTGTTGACTTTATAAAAAGCTATCTAATCAAGCATCCTTTCTTAAAAACATTAGTGTTAGGTATCAGTGGAGGGCAAGACTCTACTTTAGTTGGAAAACTCTCTCAACAAGCGATTCAAGAGCTACGCACTGAGACAGGGAAGACAGATTATCAATTTATTGCTGTTCGCTTACCTTATGGAGAGCAAGCAGATGAACAAGATGCAATGGATGCAATTGCGTTTATGGAAGCGGACAAAACGTTACGTGTTAATGTGAAACCAGCTGTTGATGCGGGGACAAAAATTTTAGAAGAGATTGGTGTTCCTATTCGTGATTTCGATAAGGGAAATATCAAAGCTCGTGAACGAATGATTGCGCAGTATGCTATTGCTGGGGCTTATCAAGGAGCCGTGGTTGGGACAGACCACTCAGCGGAATCAATTACTGGATTTTACACGAAATATGGTGATGGTGGAACAGACATCAATCCTATTTTTCGTTTAAATAAACGTCAAGGGCGCGAATTGCTTAAAGAATTAAAAGCACCTATACATCTCTATGAAAAAACACCAACAGCTGATTTAGAAGATAATAAGCCGGGGTTGGCAGATGAAGTGGCTTTAGGCGTTACCTATGATGACATCGATGATTATTTAGAAGGTAAGATAGTTTCCGCTGAAATTGCAGCTAAGATAGAGAATTGGTATTTAAAAACACAACATAAACGTCATTTACCGATTACGGTGTTTGATGATTTTTGGAAATAGAGAACTAAAGCAGAGTAGAAGAGGATTGTTATGCAAAAAATAAGTGAGCTATATACTAAATATCGTGAAGTATTAATGTATTTAATTTTTGGTGGATTGACAACACTGATTAATATTGTAGTATTCTATATTTTCAAGGATTTATTGGCAATGGATTATCGTGCTAGCAACGGTATTGCTTGGTTTATTTCGGTATTATTTGCTTTTATTACAAATAAGTATTTTGTTTTTTCGTCTAATGAAACGTCTAAAAATCAATTTATAAAAGAAATGTTGCTGTTTTTTTGGTACCGTCTATTGTCATTAGTCATTGATATGGGAATGATGATTGTAATGGTGTCTGTCTTGAAGATAGACGCATTGATAGCCAAGTTAATTACACAAGTTGTGATTGTTGTAAT is drawn from Carnobacterium gallinarum DSM 4847 and contains these coding sequences:
- the nadE gene encoding ammonia-dependent NAD(+) synthetase — protein: MTELQKKIVLEMHVSPTIDAKLEIRRSVDFIKSYLIKHPFLKTLVLGISGGQDSTLVGKLSQQAIQELRTETGKTDYQFIAVRLPYGEQADEQDAMDAIAFMEADKTLRVNVKPAVDAGTKILEEIGVPIRDFDKGNIKARERMIAQYAIAGAYQGAVVGTDHSAESITGFYTKYGDGGTDINPIFRLNKRQGRELLKELKAPIHLYEKTPTADLEDNKPGLADEVALGVTYDDIDDYLEGKIVSAEIAAKIENWYLKTQHKRHLPITVFDDFWK
- a CDS encoding GtrA family protein, whose product is MSELYTKYREVLMYLIFGGLTTLINIVVFYIFKDLLAMDYRASNGIAWFISVLFAFITNKYFVFSSNETSKNQFIKEMLLFFWYRLLSLVIDMGMMIVMVSVLKIDALIAKLITQVVIVVINYVFSKLFIFKPKKN
- a CDS encoding nicotinate phosphoribosyltransferase; protein product: MNKIYPDDSWSLHTDLYQINMMKTYWELGNANKHAVFECYFRNNPFENGYALFAGLERVVDYIERLKFTESDIAYLREMKEYPEEFLAYLANFKFKATIRSVEEGELVFSNEPLVQVEGPLADCQLIETALLNIVNYQTLIATKAARIKSVVGTDPLLEFGTRRAQEMDAAIWGTRAAYIGGCNGTSNVRAGKIFGIPSSGTHAHSLVQTYRSDYEAFKAYASTHKECVFLVDTYDTLRSGVPNAIRVANEFGEKINFLGVRLDSGDMAYISKRVRQQLDAAGYEDVKIYASNDLDEKTILNLKMQGAKIDVWGVGTKLITAYDQPALGAVYKLVSIEDENGQMVDTIKLSGNAEKVSTPGKKQVWRITANADGKSEGDYITLWDERPDQAHELYMFHPVHTYINKTVIDFNARALLKDIFIEGKLTYALPNLEEIKKYATTNLESLWDEYKRNLNPEPYPVDLSKLCYDHKMANIELARQQVKEQEAYFSK
- a CDS encoding glycosyltransferase family 2 protein, which encodes MNSNLSSVYFIILNYNNAPDTLECVDSIEKLEYGNYKVVLVDNQSKDNSAEILQKELPQHKFIQTGANLGYAAGNNIGMKYAIEDGADYICILNNDVIVNSDFLTILVDYLSTHPKVGLVGPRICEYEDQSILESAGSNVDFKKGRVTRLYHGEPEQNVYGKVIPCDYVGGACMLLKADLIQEVGYIPENYFLFYEENEWCVTIKKAGYQIVCVADARVVHKGSASINKVSGLSEYFMYRNLVIFMRRNASFKNKVIFVPYLFLFALKSGLTKKDGWRFFPYFYDGLTGKNKYKNKL